The Aestuariibius sp. HNIBRBA575 nucleotide sequence GACGGATTGCTGATTGAGCCGAGCGTCAGGCTTCGCTATAGCCCGTGCAACCACAACCCGGAGTTTCCAATGTCAAATGCTCAGCTTGAATCCGCCATCGAAGCCGCCTGGGAGGCCCGTGACACCATCACGCCCGCCACAACAGGCGAAACCCGCGAAGCCATCGAGGACACGCTGAATGCGTTGGATTCTGGCACATTGCGCGTTGCAGAACGTCAGGATGACGGCAATTGGCACGTGAACCAATGGGCCAAAAAGGCGGTCCTGTTGGGGTTCCGGATCAAAGATATGGAACAACAATCTGGCGGTCCCCAAGGCGGCGGCTGGTGGGACAAAGTGGACAGCAAATTTGCCGGCTGGGGTGAAAACCAGTGGAAATCTGCCGGTTTCCGCGCTGTTCCAAATGCAATTGTGCGCAAATCGGCCTTTATTGCGCCGGGCGTTGTGTTGATGCCTTCTTTTGTGAACCTTGGCGCGCATGTGGACGAAGGCACCATGGTTGACACATGGGCGACCGTCGGCAGCTGTGCCCAAATCGGTAAAAACGTTCACCTGTCTGGTGGCGTGGGCATTGGCGGCGTATTGGAACCCATGCAGGCCGGGCCAACCATTATCGAAGACAATTGTTTCATCGGCGCGCGGTCCGAAGTCGTCGAAGGTTGCATCGTGCGCGAAGGCGCAGTTTTGGGCATGGGCGTCTATATCGGCCAATCCACCAAGATCGTCGATCGCGAAACCGGCGAAGTGATGTATGGCGAAGTGCCGCCCTATTCGGTGGTTGTGTCCGGGTCCATGCCCAGTAAAAACGGCATCAACCTGTATTGCGCCGTGATCGTCAAACGCGTTGACGCAAAAACCCGGTCCAAAACCGGGATCAACGAATTGCTACGCGATTAATTAAACGATTGGGCGTCTGATTGCATTGGAATCAGGCGCCCTTTTTTTGTCGAAAATATCCGCCCAATATCAATGTTCTGGGCCAAACCAGTTTTCAAAGATCTGGTTATAGCGACCATCCTCTTGGACCGTTAGAACAGCCAGATTGAGGGCTTCGGTCAGATCGTTGCCTTGGGACAATGCGATCCCGTAAAATTCACGTTTAAACACACGTTCGACCAATCTGTCGGTTCCGTCCCCGTGTTTGCGCAAATGATAGGCCAAAATCGGGCCATCAAATACGACCGCTTCTAATTCCTCGTTTTCATAGGCGTCCATCAATGTCTCAAAGGTTGTAAACCCCGCATATTTGATGTCGCGCACATCCAGAAACGATGCAGCGGTTGATCCGCTGGTGGTGCCCACACGGCGATCTTCTAGGTCGTTGATGGAATCGATGGGCCCTGAAATGGCCTGAACCGTCATGGCTGATGTGATTTGAGCCACAAATGCCGACACGATAAACAGCGACGCGGCCACCATGATCACCGCCAAAACGCGCCCCGGCCGGGATCGCGGGATCCGTTCCTCAAAGCCACCGTTGACGATCAGGTTCAACGCCCACCAGAAACTGGGAAACAGCGCGTCTTTCATCGGGCGATCAAAATAGGGCTGACTGCGTCGCTCAAAGCTCCACATGACCATGCCCCCCAAAAACAGAATGGCAAAGGCCACAAGGATCGTAAACGCGATGTCCATGGTGAACACCGCTTTGAACAAACTGGGCGAGCCACCGGAATCGGCGGCGGCCAGAATCTGAAGGCCGCTTTCGAATATCGGTTGGCTAAAATCCATCACCGTTTCGCGTTCAGAGGTGATCGAAATATTGGCCACAGCCCCATCCACACGCCCCTGCTGAACCGCATCAAACATCTGTGCAAAGCTGTCCATAGGTTCAAACTGCACATCTGCGTTCAGCTCTTTGGCGATTTCGCGGATCAAATCGATGCTAAACCCGGTGCGCACCCCGTTGATTTCCATAGAAAAAGGCGGGCGATCCACGGTGGCGAATGTCAGCGTGGAATTCGGGTCAGATTGCGCCAAAACCCCAACCGCACAGACCAACGACGCCCATGCGAACACAATCGCCCCCACGATAGCCCGAAGGCCGCTTTGCAATTTGAATGTCATCCCGTCCCCCGACTCATTGTGTTAGTATACCCATGTGACGGGTCACGCACAGAGTGCAAAGCCATGGCAGACCACATCTGGACCTTAGTGCAGGATTTGTGCCATGAGACAGGTGAAATTGCAGGTGCGCCATGAACAAGAAAATCTCAAAACAGCAGGTTTACACGCTTTTGGTCGAAGTGGGCCGCCACGAAGATGACGGCCTGCCCAAAGGCAGCACCGGGGCCGCGCTGATGTGTTATGCCTCTGGGATCGACGAAGCCGAAGCCGTGCGCGAAACGGTGGCGATCCTGAAACAGGCGGATTTAGCGCCTTTGGATGTGTCAGGGTACGGCACCCTGGCCGAACGCGAAGCCGAAGGGCATGACATTTCCGACGAGGAAAAGGCATTGATGGCGCGAGCTTTGGCCGAAAACAGCGTTGTGGTCGCGCAAATGACCCCGTTTTTCGAAAAAAACTGACCGCGCCGCGGTTAACCGTTTCTCGAATGTGCGACGGTCATGGCTTCGAACCGTTCCAGCAATGCGGTTTCAGATGTAGTGTGTTTTGGCAGAACTTCGCGGGGGACATCGCGCAATATGGAATGGGGCAACAAACCGCCATCCGCCAAAATAGCCGACGCATCCAAACTTTCTAGGGGTGCGCCTTCGGCATCCATGGCGGTTTGGCGATCCAACACCACCTGATAATAGCGCATCACATACATCTGCGGGGCCGGAATGACCGATCGCCCATCGCGCAGATGCGACGCGCAGGCGCTCACCTCTTCTTCGCCAAACAGATATTCCACCTCTGATCCGGTCAATCGTACACGTTGTTCTGGGCCGACAATCACGTGTTTATGCAACCCATGATATGGCGCGCGCATGGTGATGGGGGCAAACCGCCCCCGAGCGATCACATCCACATAGCCCGCCCAACGGATCTGGGCGATGTCCCCATCCGCCGTGTGAACAACCTGCCCGGGACGCAAATCCTGTAGTGCAATATGGCCTTCGGTGGTGGATAGCCGGATCCGGCCATCCATGCTGGGCATCGGCCCGATGGGTTCTATCTGATCAGACACGCCGATCCACGCCACATCAGCCCCCAAAGGCAACGCGTTTGACGGGGAGATCAGCAAATCCACATCGCGCAGCGTCAGCGGGATCGGATTGGCGACATCCGCCTGCCAGATCAGATTGCGATCCGTGTCATGCAAACTTAATGATCCGCGGCGCGCGGGCCCATTCCATGAATAGGTCAGGATCAATCGATGGGCCGGGCTGATCAGATCATTGGGCAACACCGCTTGGCACAGCACATGCCCCTGACGCTGAGCGAAAAACACTTGTCCGTTTTCTTCGAATCCGATGGCCAATTCGCTGACCCACGGCGTCTGCGTCGCAAAACCGGCCAAAATCGTGCGCCCATGACCGCGATCATAGGTGCATTCCATCTGAATGGTGCCACAGGCCAACACCTGATCCGGGTCGTAAGCGGCAACTGGGGTTTGATCCAGCCCTTGCGGGGAAAACACCGCCTCATGTGTGTCGCGCAGCCCGATCCAGGTCATGCAGCGGCCTTTGCCATCAGCAATTCTGCCTCAAACCGGCGCAACGTACGCCGTACCGCTGGCGAATAGCCCTGCCCGGTCATTGGATCCAACTCGGGGAAAATCGTGCAGATTTCTTCGATGATCTCTTGCTCAAACGCTTTGACTGTCTGCGGCCCCGGCAGGAAACTTTCGGTGGGCAATCCTTCGGAAAACACCACCTGATGTTTATCGAACATGATGTGCACATATTCGACGTCGCCGCCTTCGATGCGGCGCACGGATTGGTCATTTACCAAATCGCGAGCGGCGATCAGAATTTCGGGTTCACCAAACAGCAGCTCAGCTTTGTAATCTTCGATCAAAACCCGGTGCAGCGGCGACACCATTAATGTGCGATGCCGGCCAAAGGTGTTTTTTTCAATGCGGATCGGGGCCATTTTGCCCGTGGCCTGCACCTGACGCCGCCCAATCCAGCGCAAAGGCTGCGGTCCGTCATCCTGCGTCATGACCAGATCGCCGATTTGCAGGTCCTCAACTTTGACGTCGCCTTTGGGGGTTAAAACCCGCGTCCCGGTCACAAAACAAGGGATGGTTTCAACGGTGACAAACCCCACATCGGTCTGAATGGGTGTTCCGGATCCATCAAGGGATGCCACTTCGTAGGTGAAACTGGCCGTGTCATGGTCGGAATCCGTGGTGACATTGATGGTGCCATCTGCGTTCAGTTCGATTGTGTGGCCGGATGCCAGCGTAACCGACCCGCCCGGCACAATCGCCTGACCATTGATATGAGTGATGACCAACGACCCCGACGTGTTGTTGTCATCATTGCCCAGAATATCGAGGTTATCTTTGGTGTAATCTTCGCCAATGGTGAAATGGTCATCATGGGCAACCAAAGTGGTCTGCACGGAATCCCCGGCGATCAACAGGTTGGAATCATAGCGGTTATCGGATGTGTCCGCGATCCCGATCCGGATCGAATTGACCTGTCCAGCATTCACCGGAATGGTCAGGGTCATCGTGATCGTAAACCCGTCCATTTCCGTGTTGAAATCGTCTTGGGTGTTGTCAACAAACAGGTTTTCGTTGTTGTTCTGGTTCACACCGGTCACGGATGTGGCGCTGTTTGTCACCGATAATGGCACGTGCTGACCGTTAATCCAGACCCCCACAACGTCGTTGTAAACCGAGTTGGAATATTCGGGATATTCCTCTGAGGCGAAGACAAACTGCATCGTCATCACGTCGCCGGTGGGGATAAAATCCACATCCATATACGACGCATCATAGGTGTTGGTGCCGGCAATCGCGTTGAAATCGGATTGATTATTTGGCCCCGAACTGTTGTAGCCGCGGCTGTTGGATTGGTTGGACGACCCGGATGAGTTGGTGAAATAGCTCGCCGCGCCGGTCGAAAAAATCACACCTGTATCGCCGGGAACGACGCCGGGGGAAATGCTATCGCCGCCGGTATAGATCGCCGATGAATAGCTCGATCCGGTATAGCTGGCGCCCACAACCGTGACACCATCCCCAAAAATCGTGTTGGCCATCTGCGTGGCCGAAGCGCCCGTATTGTAGTTCAGCTCTGATGCTGCAACCATGTTCGTGCCTATCCCTCAGGGAGGCATGCATATACCGTGCTCCGGCGTCCCGGAAATCTATATGTTGTGGCTTTTTCTGCTCGCCACGGACCATCTTGGGTCTCTTTGATATACGCCCTGCCTCGGGTCATTTATTACCAAAAGGTTAACGCGAAAAAACCTTCGTTAAGAATGATTAATGCCACTTTTCTGTTTTGTTGGCCTTGATGTGTTACCAACGCGCCACAGCCCCAAAACCGGCAGCGTGATTGCAAACGCCCCCCTTTGACGATAGCCATTTGCCCAAAGGAGCCCGCCATGACAATCGACCCCGTCCAATTGACCGCAGACCTGATCCGTTGCCCATCAGTAACCCCAAAAGAAGGCGGCGCATTGCGTTTATTGGCGGATATATTGGGCGATGCAGGGTTTGAATGCACCCGCGTGGACCGCAACGGCACCCCAAATCTGTTTGCGCGTTGGGGCAATCGTGGGGCCAATAAATCGTTTGGATTCAATGGACACACAGATGTGGTCCCCGTCGGGGACGAAGCCGCCTGGAGCGTCCCCCCCTTTGGCGCGATCATGAAAGACGGCTATTTATACGGACGCGGCGCAACCGATATGAAATCTGGCGTGGCCGCATTTGCCGCAGCTGCCATCGATTTTGTCACCCAAACCCCGCCCGATGGCGCCGTGATCATGACCATCACCGGCGACGAAGAAGGCCCCGCAACCGATGGCACCACGGCCCTGTTGGATTGGATGGCCCAAAACAACGAAGCCATGACCGATTGTCTGGTCGGCGAACCCACCTGCCCCAATGAAATGGGCGAAATGATGAAGGTCGGACGCCGCGGCTCGATGACGGCTTGGTTCACCGCGCGTGGTGTTCAGGGCCATGCCGCCTATCCGCATCGCGCCAAAAACCCGGTCCCGGCCATGGCGCGCTTGATCGACACGCTGGCCAGTCACCAGATTGATCAGGGCACCGACCACTTTGATCCATCAACATTGGCGGTGGTCACGTTTGACACGGGCAATGCCGCCACCAATGTCATCCCCGCTGAATGCACCGCTGCGGTGAATATCCGGTTCACGGACCTGCATTCCGGCGACAGCCTGACCCAGTGGTTGCAGACACAAATGGACGATGTGGCCCACGCCTTTGACATGGATTTCAGCATGAATGTTAAGGTGTCCGGCGAAAGCTTCTTAACCCCTCCGGGGTC carries:
- a CDS encoding Hint domain-containing protein yields the protein MVAASELNYNTGASATQMANTIFGDGVTVVGASYTGSSYSSAIYTGGDSISPGVVPGDTGVIFSTGAASYFTNSSGSSNQSNSRGYNSSGPNNQSDFNAIAGTNTYDASYMDVDFIPTGDVMTMQFVFASEEYPEYSNSVYNDVVGVWINGQHVPLSVTNSATSVTGVNQNNNENLFVDNTQDDFNTEMDGFTITMTLTIPVNAGQVNSIRIGIADTSDNRYDSNLLIAGDSVQTTLVAHDDHFTIGEDYTKDNLDILGNDDNNTSGSLVITHINGQAIVPGGSVTLASGHTIELNADGTINVTTDSDHDTASFTYEVASLDGSGTPIQTDVGFVTVETIPCFVTGTRVLTPKGDVKVEDLQIGDLVMTQDDGPQPLRWIGRRQVQATGKMAPIRIEKNTFGRHRTLMVSPLHRVLIEDYKAELLFGEPEILIAARDLVNDQSVRRIEGGDVEYVHIMFDKHQVVFSEGLPTESFLPGPQTVKAFEQEIIEEICTIFPELDPMTGQGYSPAVRRTLRRFEAELLMAKAAA
- a CDS encoding Hint domain-containing protein, translated to MTWIGLRDTHEAVFSPQGLDQTPVAAYDPDQVLACGTIQMECTYDRGHGRTILAGFATQTPWVSELAIGFEENGQVFFAQRQGHVLCQAVLPNDLISPAHRLILTYSWNGPARRGSLSLHDTDRNLIWQADVANPIPLTLRDVDLLISPSNALPLGADVAWIGVSDQIEPIGPMPSMDGRIRLSTTEGHIALQDLRPGQVVHTADGDIAQIRWAGYVDVIARGRFAPITMRAPYHGLHKHVIVGPEQRVRLTGSEVEYLFGEEEVSACASHLRDGRSVIPAPQMYVMRYYQVVLDRQTAMDAEGAPLESLDASAILADGGLLPHSILRDVPREVLPKHTTSETALLERFEAMTVAHSRNG
- a CDS encoding transporter substrate-binding domain-containing protein, with protein sequence MTFKLQSGLRAIVGAIVFAWASLVCAVGVLAQSDPNSTLTFATVDRPPFSMEINGVRTGFSIDLIREIAKELNADVQFEPMDSFAQMFDAVQQGRVDGAVANISITSERETVMDFSQPIFESGLQILAAADSGGSPSLFKAVFTMDIAFTILVAFAILFLGGMVMWSFERRSQPYFDRPMKDALFPSFWWALNLIVNGGFEERIPRSRPGRVLAVIMVAASLFIVSAFVAQITSAMTVQAISGPIDSINDLEDRRVGTTSGSTAASFLDVRDIKYAGFTTFETLMDAYENEELEAVVFDGPILAYHLRKHGDGTDRLVERVFKREFYGIALSQGNDLTEALNLAVLTVQEDGRYNQIFENWFGPEH
- the dapE gene encoding succinyl-diaminopimelate desuccinylase; translation: MTIDPVQLTADLIRCPSVTPKEGGALRLLADILGDAGFECTRVDRNGTPNLFARWGNRGANKSFGFNGHTDVVPVGDEAAWSVPPFGAIMKDGYLYGRGATDMKSGVAAFAAAAIDFVTQTPPDGAVIMTITGDEEGPATDGTTALLDWMAQNNEAMTDCLVGEPTCPNEMGEMMKVGRRGSMTAWFTARGVQGHAAYPHRAKNPVPAMARLIDTLASHQIDQGTDHFDPSTLAVVTFDTGNAATNVIPAECTAAVNIRFTDLHSGDSLTQWLQTQMDDVAHAFDMDFSMNVKVSGESFLTPPGSLSDLVARAVTAETGVTPELSTSGGTSDARFVKNHCPVVEFGLVGKTMHAVDERVKVDQINQLKSVYSRILKDYFA
- the dapD gene encoding 2,3,4,5-tetrahydropyridine-2,6-dicarboxylate N-succinyltransferase; the encoded protein is MSNAQLESAIEAAWEARDTITPATTGETREAIEDTLNALDSGTLRVAERQDDGNWHVNQWAKKAVLLGFRIKDMEQQSGGPQGGGWWDKVDSKFAGWGENQWKSAGFRAVPNAIVRKSAFIAPGVVLMPSFVNLGAHVDEGTMVDTWATVGSCAQIGKNVHLSGGVGIGGVLEPMQAGPTIIEDNCFIGARSEVVEGCIVREGAVLGMGVYIGQSTKIVDRETGEVMYGEVPPYSVVVSGSMPSKNGINLYCAVIVKRVDAKTRSKTGINELLRD